A single Ammospiza caudacuta isolate bAmmCau1 chromosome 6, bAmmCau1.pri, whole genome shotgun sequence DNA region contains:
- the PSMA3 gene encoding proteasome subunit alpha type-3 gives MSSIGTGYDLSASTFSPDGRVFQVEYAMKAVENSSTAIGIRCKDGVVFGVEKLVLSKLYEEGSNKRLFNVDRHVGMAVAGLLADARSLADIAREEASNFRSNYGYDIPLKHLADRVAMYVHAYTLYSAVRPFGCSFMLGSYDSDDGAQLYMIDPSGVSYGYWGCAIGKARQAAKTEIEKLQMKEMTCRDVVKEVAKIIYIVHDEVKDKAFELELSWVGEITNGKHEIVPKDIREEAEKYAKESLKEEDESDDDNM, from the exons ATGAGCTCCATCGGCACCGGG TATGACCTGTCAGCCTCCACGTTTTCTCCAGATGGCAGAGTGTTCCAAGTGGAATATGCTATGAAAGCTGTGGAGAATAGCAG tACAGCAATTGGGATAAGATGCAAAGATGGAGTTGTGTTTGGAGTAGAAAAATTGGTGCTGTCCAAGCTCTACGAGGAGGGCTCCAATAAACGCCTCTTCAATGTCGACAGACACGTGGGGATG GCCGTGGCCGGGCTCCTGGCTGACGCGCGTTCCTTGGCAGACATTGCCCGTGAAGAGGCTTCCAACTTCAGGTCTAACTATGGCTATGACATCCCCCTGAAG CACCTTGCAGACAGAGTGGCCATGTACGTGCATGCCTACACCCTGTACAGTGCTGTCAGGCCCTTTGGCTGCAG TTTCATGTTGGGGTCCTATGACAGTGATGATGGTGCACAACTGTACATGATTGATCCATCAGGAGTTTCATAC ggttaTTGGGGTTGTGCCATTGGTAAAGCCAGGCAGGCTGCAAAAACAGAGATTGAAAAACTCCAG ATGAAGGAGATGACGTGCCGTGATGTTGTTAAAGAAGTTGCAAAAAT AATCTACATAGTTCACGATGAAGTAAAGGATAAAGCTTTTGAGCTGGAACTCAGCTGGGTTGGAGAAA TAACCAATGGAAAACATGAAATTGTTCCCAAAGACATcagagaagaagcagaaaaatatgCCAAG gaatcTTTGAAAGAGGAAGATGAGTCAGATGATGACAATATGTAA